The genome window GATCATGGTCCCCAGCACCGTCGGCAGGTCGTGATCGTCGGGATTGTCCGGGTGGACGTTTACCCATTTGATCCCCGCGGCGTCCCACTCACCCGTATCGAGATACGCGGGCATCGACCGGAAGTCGCCGTTGTACTGTGGCAGATCGATATACGATTTCGCTGGCATCTGCGTATCGCCACGTTCGAACGCCCCGAAGGCCAGTTCCACCGCGTCGATTACCTTGGTCATCTCTGCGTTCTCGTCGACGTCCGAACTCCCCAGTAGAAGCGTGTTCATACCGGCGAGTATTGAGACGAGCGACTTAAAATGATGTACCCTTCCATACGCGGTTCGTGTCGGTGAGACTGTCAGACACGTCACCGATTCGAGTAGAGGGAGTCTCAACGGTGTATAGTAGCAACGGCACCGGTTTGCACACTGATCGCCGATCCGTCTGGCGAGCAGGTGCGCACTGACGTGCAGTGGCTACTATAGGTGGCACCGAAAAAAAACGTCCAGCAGTGGGCGCTTTGCTCCCGCGCTACTCCGCGGTTGGGTGGACGTACGTCGTTCCCCCTCGGTTACATCATGCCGCCCATGCCGCCGCCCATACCGCCCATGCCGCCACCCATGCCGCCGCCGGCGGGCATGTCTTCGTCATCGTCGTCGTCGGCAACGGCGAGGTCGCCAGCGGCGATGACGTCGTCGATGCGCAGCAGCATGACGGCCGCCTCGGTGGCGGATTCGATGGCCTGAGTCTTCACGCGCAGTGGCTCGTAGACGCCTTCCTCGGCCATGTCGATGGTGTCGCCGGTGTAGGCGTCCAGTCCTGCGGCTTCGTTGCCGCCGTCGTGGTCGGCACGGAGCTCGACGAGCGAGTCGATGGGGTCCAGCCCGGCGTTCTCGGCCAGCGTGCGGGGGATGACCTCGAGGGCGTCGGCGAACGCCTCGACGGCGAGCTGTTCGCGGCCGCCGACGGAGTCAGCGTAGTCGCGCAGGGCAAGCGAGAGTTCGACTTCGGGCGCGCCGCCGCCGGCGAGCACCTTGCCGTCCTCGATGGTCGTGCGGACGACGCCAAGCGAGTCCTCGATGGCGCGGTCGACCTCGTCGATGACGTGCTCGGTGCCACCGCGGAGGATGAGCGTGACGGCCTTGGCGTCCTCGACGTCCTCGACGAAGATGCGCTGGTCGCCCGCGATGTCCTTCTGGGCGACGCTGCCGGCGAAGCCGAGGTGGTCTTCGGTCAGGTCGTCGACCGAGGAGACGGGACGGGCACCCGTCGAGCGAGCCAGCTGCGTCTGGTCGCTGGATTTGACGCGGCGGACCGCGATGATGCCCTCCTGGGCGAGGTAGTGCTGGGCCATGTCGTCGATACCGCCGTCGACGAAGACGACGTCAGCGCCGACGTCGGCGATCGTCTCGGCCATCTCACGCAGCTGAGCCTCTTCCTGTTCAAGGAACTGCTCGAGCTGGGCTGGGTCGGTGACGTTGACTTCAGCGTCGATCTCGGTCTCTTTGATCTCGAGGGCGCCGTCGATGATGGCGACGTTTGCGTCCTCGGCGAAGTACGGCATGTTCTCGGAGACGCGCTCTTTGTCGACGATGACGCCTTCGACGAGTTCGGAGTTCTCGATGGAGCCACCGACGACCTTCTCGATGCTGACGTTGTCCGTGTCGATGCCGTCCTCGTCGGCGACTGCCTGAACGGCTTCGACGACGAGGTCCGAAAGCAGGTCACGGGCGCTCTCTGCACCTTTGCCGGTCATCGCCGTAGCGGCGATCTTGTGGAGGATCTCGTCGTCGTCGGCTTCGACGTCGATGGCGATCTCCTCGAGCGCGTTGCGGGCTTCTTCGGCGGCCTGGCGATAGCCCTGTGCGAGCGTGGTTGCGTGGATGTCCTGCTCTAGAAGCTCTTCGGCCTGGCTGAGGAGTTCGCCGGCGATGACGACGGCGCTCGTGGTGCCGTCACCGACTTCGTCTTCCTGGGTCTCGGCGACTTCGACGATCATGTCAGCTGCCGGGTGGTCGATCTCCATCTCCGAGAGGAGCGTGACACCGTCGTTCGTCACGATGACGTTGCCCGACGAGTCGACGAGCATCTTGTCCATCCCTTTCGGGCCGAGGGTGGTGCGTACCGATTCGGCGACGGCCTTGCCGGCCTGGACGTTCATCGACTGTGCGTCTTTTCCGGAGGTTCGCTGGCTGTCATCCGAGAGAACGATGAGAGGCTGGTTGCCCATCTGTTGTGCCATAGTCAGAGGAAACGTTGTTTGTTATTCTATAAAAGCGTTTTGGATGTGGGAGACGGCAAAACCGCCAGCAGAGAGCGATAAGGTGACAAGGGACAATCGACGAGAGAACCAAGGCATACGGCCGGATGCCTTCGACAACGGCCGGAAGCCGAACCGGAGGCGTGCGTGAAAACGACGGACTGGACGAGCGGCTGGGTTAGGAGTCCCCGCCTGGGAACCGGTGATACTGGAGGCCCTGATGTTTCATCTCGTTGTGTCGCTCCTCGAGGAAGGAGTAGACGGCACCGTGGGGCGCACCGTCTAGGAGCATCTCGGCGGCACTACGGACGGCATCGACCTGCTGAGGCGTACCGATGATCCCGAGGGTCGAACCGTAGATGACGACGTCGGCTCCGGACAACTCTTCCATGAGTTCGCGGGTTCGCCCACCTTCGCCGATGAGTCGACCTTTCTTGCGTTTCATGTCGTTCGTGTTGCGCGAGGCAGCGTCGATGTCGACGAGGTCGAACAGCATGAGTTCGTCCTCGAGCAGTCGAAGCGCCGCATCGGGAGCAAAGCCGCGTCCGATGGCACGAACGATATCGGGACCTTTCAGGCCGCGAACGGGGTCACCGACGGTTTCGACGGCGACGGCACCATCTTCGGAGTCGATGTCGAGGCGAATCTCGGCTTCCGCTTCGATCTTGCGCATCGTCTCACCGCCTTCGCCGATGAGGACGCCGATGCGGTCCTGCGGAATCTTCACGTGTTGCATGTGCCTCGATACTGGCTGCGTGAGGTTAAGGTCTTGGTCCGCCAGTAGC of Natrarchaeobaculum sulfurireducens contains these proteins:
- the thsA gene encoding thermosome subunit alpha, producing MGNQPLIVLSDDSQRTSGKDAQSMNVQAGKAVAESVRTTLGPKGMDKMLVDSSGNVIVTNDGVTLLSEMEIDHPAADMIVEVAETQEDEVGDGTTSAVVIAGELLSQAEELLEQDIHATTLAQGYRQAAEEARNALEEIAIDVEADDDEILHKIAATAMTGKGAESARDLLSDLVVEAVQAVADEDGIDTDNVSIEKVVGGSIENSELVEGVIVDKERVSENMPYFAEDANVAIIDGALEIKETEIDAEVNVTDPAQLEQFLEQEEAQLREMAETIADVGADVVFVDGGIDDMAQHYLAQEGIIAVRRVKSSDQTQLARSTGARPVSSVDDLTEDHLGFAGSVAQKDIAGDQRIFVEDVEDAKAVTLILRGGTEHVIDEVDRAIEDSLGVVRTTIEDGKVLAGGGAPEVELSLALRDYADSVGGREQLAVEAFADALEVIPRTLAENAGLDPIDSLVELRADHDGGNEAAGLDAYTGDTIDMAEEGVYEPLRVKTQAIESATEAAVMLLRIDDVIAAGDLAVADDDDDEDMPAGGGMGGGMGGMGGGMGGMM
- a CDS encoding KH domain-containing protein; its protein translation is MQHVKIPQDRIGVLIGEGGETMRKIEAEAEIRLDIDSEDGAVAVETVGDPVRGLKGPDIVRAIGRGFAPDAALRLLEDELMLFDLVDIDAASRNTNDMKRKKGRLIGEGGRTRELMEELSGADVVIYGSTLGIIGTPQQVDAVRSAAEMLLDGAPHGAVYSFLEERHNEMKHQGLQYHRFPGGDS